The Coleofasciculaceae cyanobacterium genome has a segment encoding these proteins:
- a CDS encoding class I SAM-dependent methyltransferase, giving the protein MVSTANTSDINARNNSQQHEPKKTARPVTPLGILVQQLEHISNAAKTESVSPEFKLSLDKAYHLAAGLDPYLEACTTSESEALANLTAKTQKEDWGKHFDDGATVRALEQEMLSGHIEGQLLKMLVSISKSKRVLEVGMFTGYSALAIAEALPDDGYLIACEVDEYVSQFALDCFAASAHGKKIEVKVAPAIKTMQQLLEAGESFDLAFIDADKGGYIDYLNLLLDTDLLAPDGFICVDNTLMQGQPYLPENQRQENGQAIARFNRFVADDPRVEQVLIPIRDGLTIIKRK; this is encoded by the coding sequence GTGGTAAGCACAGCAAATACGTCCGACATCAACGCTAGGAACAATTCCCAGCAACACGAACCAAAAAAAACCGCCAGACCAGTAACTCCATTGGGTATTCTCGTCCAGCAGCTAGAACATATTTCCAACGCAGCTAAAACCGAATCAGTTTCGCCTGAATTTAAATTATCTTTGGACAAAGCATATCACTTAGCTGCGGGTCTTGACCCCTATCTCGAAGCCTGCACTACTTCTGAATCAGAGGCTCTAGCTAACTTGACGGCTAAAACACAAAAAGAAGACTGGGGTAAGCATTTCGACGACGGAGCAACAGTACGCGCCTTAGAACAAGAAATGCTCTCAGGGCATATTGAAGGACAACTGCTAAAAATGCTGGTGTCGATTAGTAAATCTAAGCGTGTTTTAGAAGTGGGAATGTTTACAGGCTATTCGGCTTTGGCGATCGCTGAAGCTTTGCCCGATGACGGTTATCTGATCGCTTGTGAGGTAGATGAATATGTCTCTCAATTTGCGCTCGACTGCTTTGCTGCTTCTGCTCACGGTAAAAAAATTGAGGTCAAAGTTGCTCCTGCGATCAAAACCATGCAGCAATTACTAGAAGCTGGCGAATCTTTTGATTTAGCGTTTATTGATGCCGATAAAGGAGGGTATATCGATTATCTTAATCTCTTGTTAGATACCGATTTATTAGCTCCCGATGGCTTTATCTGTGTAGATAACACGCTGATGCAGGGACAACCTTATCTACCAGAAAATCAGCGTCAGGAAAATGGTCAGGCGATCGCCCGTTTTAACCGTTTTGTAGCCGACGATCCTCGTGTCGAACAGGTTTTAATTCCGATCCGCGACGGTTTAAC